A single region of the Lotus japonicus ecotype B-129 chromosome 4, LjGifu_v1.2 genome encodes:
- the LOC130712196 gene encoding protein RALF-like 19 — translation MNFKPWLALLILATMALAMAAEASKVHDFGYYGVVGDVIGEDNEMLLDSEASRRTLRGRRGYISYGALKAGQVPCGRRGRSYYNCQQRGRANPYRRGCTAATHCARNLNN, via the coding sequence ATGAACTTCAAGCCATGGCTTGCACTCCTCATTCTAGCCACCATGGCCTTGGCCATGGCGGCGGAAGCCTCCAAAGTTCATGATTTCGGGTATTATGGCGTTGTGGGCGATGTCATAGGAGAGGACAATGAAATGTTGTTGGACTCTGAGGCGAGTCGTCGAACACTTAGAGGGCGTCGAGGATACATTAGCTACGGAGCTTTGAAAGCCGGTCAAGTGCCATGTGGAAGGCGTGGACGTTCCTACTACAATTGCCAACAAAGGGGTAGGGCCAACCCTTACCGTCGTGGTTGCACTGCCGCGACACACTGCGCCAGAAACCTTAATAATTAA